In Elaeis guineensis isolate ETL-2024a chromosome 1, EG11, whole genome shotgun sequence, a genomic segment contains:
- the LOC105032116 gene encoding CASP-like protein 1D1: METVETTEVTTTTTTSSGKTIPESGYVPPSPPPNFFALDFALRLLLLAATVAALVVLVTSKQTIRVATNLPQPFSFATRSAYFKNSPALIYLLVALSVGVLYSIITILSSCFAISRPSPSPKLYFHLIVFDALMAGILASATGTAGSIAYLGLKGNSHIGWTKVCNVYGKFCRHIGSSTIVTLVASIVLVLLVVLSSYSLYRRSH; the protein is encoded by the exons ATGGAGACCGTGGAAACCACCGAGgtgaccaccaccaccaccaccagttCCGGCAAGACCATACCGGAATCCGGTTATGTTCCTCCCAGCCCTCCCCCCAACTTCTTCGCTTTGGATTTCGCTCTAAGGCTTCTCCTCCTGGCGGCGACGGTGGCTGCCCTGGTGGTACTGGTTACCAGCAAGCAAACCATAAGAGTAGCCACCAACTTACCCCAACCATTTTCGTTTGCCACCCGTAGTGCCTATTTCAAAAACTCTCCAGCCTTGAT ATACCTATTGGTGGCGCTTTCAGTCGGTGTTTTGTACAGCATCATCACGATCCTTTCATCCTGCTTTGCCATCTCACGCCCCTCTCCATCACCAAAGCTGTATTTCCATTTAATTGTCTTTGATGCA ttgatggcAGGTATTTTGGCTTCAGCCACAGGTACTGCAGGATCAATTGCATACCTTGGTTTGAAGGGAAACTCTCATATTGGATGGACCAAGGTTTGCAATGTCTATGGAAAATTTTGCAGGCACATTGGGAGCTCAACAATCGTTACTCTCGTGGCATCAATTGTCCTAGTCTTGCTTGTCGTGCTCTCATCGTACTCGCTCTACCGTCGAAGCCATTGA